From one Zonotrichia leucophrys gambelii isolate GWCS_2022_RI unplaced genomic scaffold, RI_Zleu_2.0 Scaffold_55_320004, whole genome shotgun sequence genomic stretch:
- the EFNB3 gene encoding ephrin-B3 encodes MATVGLWCCHGNLCGAAGHAPTPRPRPQHGQICGCGHVNFWSRPFKKTTPHFKCLPMLIALSHAPKYTPPSPKQRLLNVQTTPTFSGPHVSLITTTPICDHAPLPTPPIPTPLLLCHAHSRGPSPFLNHAFYSPNHASFEAPPLRSPAPPPARSQPGRPRGVPGSSPGAAPEGPGFESGGGSRGSRGGRGPRGRGAMAWRAAALLVAVLGAGAAGLSLEPVVWHTGNRRFQDDGGYVLYPQIGDRLDLVCPGGAGYEYYKLYLVGGAQARRCQVQAPPGPAPPGPAPTLLLTCDRPQRDVRFTIKFQEFSPNLWGHEFRRQHDYYIITTSDGTPEGLENGQGGACLTRAMRVTLRVGQRPGAEPPPDPDTGSANQTSPPGPGPPPAREGAVLGAAGGGAALLALLGGAGGALWWRRRPRRGPKTPRGGAGPARPRPHGAGPVHPLRELPLPPAAPPPTYYKV; translated from the exons ATGGCAACGGTGGGGTTGTGGTGTTGCCATGGAAATCTGTGTGGCGCTGCTGGCCACGCCCCCACCCCGAGGCCACGCCCACAGCATGGTCAGATCTGTGGGTGTGGCCATGTTAACTTTTGGTCACGCCCCTTCAAAAAGACCACGCCCCATTTTAAGTGCCTGCCCATGCTAATTGCGCTAAGCCACGCCCCCAAATACACACCCCCATCCCCAAAGCAACGCCTTTTAAATGTTCAAACCACGCCCACCTTTTCAGGCCCCCATGTCTCCCTAATAACGACCACACCCATCTGTGACCACGCCCCTTTACCAACCCCACCCATCCCTACCCCTTTACTACTCTGCCACGCCCACTCACGAGGCCCCTCCCCTTTTCTAAACCACGCCTTTTACTCCCCAAACCACGCCTCCTTTGAGGCCCCGCCCCTCCGAAGCCCCGCCCCTCCTCCGGCGCGGTCGCAgccggggcggccccgcggggTCCCGGGTTCGAGTCCGGGGGCGGCTCCGGAGGGTCCCGGGTTCGAGTCCGGGGGCGGCTCCCGGGGGTCCCGCGGGGGTCGCGGcccccgggggcggggggcgaTGGCGTGGCGCGCGGCCGCGCTGCTCGTGGCCGTGCTGGGCGCGGGGGCCgcggggctgagcctggagccgGTGGTGTGGCACACCGGGAACCGGCG GTTCCAGGATGATGGTGGCTACGTGCTGTACCCGCAGATCGGTGACCGCCTGGACCTGGTGTGCCCGGGGGGGGCGGGCTACGAGTACTACAAGCTGTACCTGGTGGGGGGGGCGCAGGCGCGGCGCTGCCAGGTGCAGGCGCcgccaggccccgccccccccggccccgcccccacgCTGCTGCTCACCTGCGACCGCCCCCAGCGCGACGTGCGCTTCACCATCAAATTCCAGGAGTTCAGCCCCAACCTCTGGGGACACGAGTTCCGCCGCCAGCACGACTATTACATCATCA CCACGTCGGACGGGACCCCCGAGGGGCTGGAGAACGGCCAGGGCGGGGCGTGCCTGACGCGGGCCATGCGCGTCACCCTGCGCGTGGGACAGC gccccggGGCGGAGCCTCCGCCGGACCCGGACACAG GTTCAGCCAATCAGACCAGCCCacccgggccgggcccgccccccGCGCGGGAGGGGGCGGTgctgggggcggcggggggcggggccgcgctgctggcgctgctgggcggggcggggggggcgctCTGGTGGCGGCGCCGCCCCCGGAGAGGCCCGAAAACCCcgcggggaggggcggggccggccAGGCCACGCCCACACGGGGCCGGCCCCGTCCACCCCCTGCGCgagctgcccctcccccccgcggccccgccccccacTTATTACAAGGTGtga